CGGTCAGCAGGGCGGAGCGGTAGGCGCGGCGCCGCCGCGGGCGGGCGCCGGGCGAGTAGCCGCGCTGGTCCGGCGCGATCGTCCGGAGACCCGCGGCGTGCAGCGCCGGGACGACGTCGCGCCACGACGTGGACCGCTCCGGGAAGCCGTGCAGCAGCACGACGACGTCGCCGTCGAGCGGCCCCTCGTCGCGTACGTCGAACCGCAGCCCGTCGTGCTCGTACGTCGTGATCCGTCCCGGGGTGCCCGCACTGGCCGTCATGACGGGCATCCTCGCAGCGTGTCGGCCACCACCGTCGGCGAGTGGGCCAACTCACGGCGCGACTGACAGCAGCCGTGCCAGGATCGCCCGGGTGACCACCAAGACCATCGCCATCTCGGGCGCCGCCGCCGGCATCGGCCGCGCCGCCGCCCTCCGATTCGCCTCCGAGGGCTGGACCGTCGGCGCCTTCGACGTCGACGAGGCCGGGCTGAAGAGCCTCCTCGACGACGCCGACCGGCTGCCCGGACGCGTCGTGACCGGCACCCTCGACGTCCGCGACGCCGCGCAGTTCAAGGAGCGCATCGACGCCCTCGCCGCCGAGACCGGACGGCTCGACGTGCTGCTCAACAACGCCGGCATCCTGCTGGGCGAGCCCTTCGAGGAGATCGAGCTCGAGGCGCACGTCCGCGAGATCGACATCAACGTCAAGGGTGTCGTGCACGGGCTCCACGCGGCCTTCCCGCACCTCAAGCGCACGACCGGCGCGACCGTGGTCAACATGGCCTCGGCCTCGTCGATCTACGGCCAGGCAGGGCTGTCGAACTACAGCGCCACGAAGTTCTTCGTCCGCGGCCTCACCGAGGGCCTCGACATCGAGTGGAAGCGCCACGACATCCGCGTCGTCGACATCTGGCCGCTCTACGTGCAGACCGCGATGACCGACAACCTGGTCACCGGCTCGACGACGAGCATGGGCGTCAACCTCACCACCGACGACGTCGTCGCGCGGATCTGGCAGGCGGTCCACCCGACCGCGGCCAACCGGGCGTTGCACCAGGTGCACTTCGCCGTCGGGACGCCGGCGCGGGCGCTCGCCCTCGGGGCGCGCTTCTCGCCGTCGTGGCTGACCCGCGCGGTCAACCGGAGGATCGCCCAGCACTGACCTGCGCGGCGCGCAGGCACGGGCCGAATCAGCTCAGCTGGTCGCCGTAGCTCGGGAGGCGGTAGGCGCGCTCGTAGTCGCCACCGACGAGATCGGTGGACCGGTTGCCGACGTTGGCGACGATCGTGTAGCCGGCCACCACGAAGTCGTGGCGGCACCGCTGCTTGCTCTCGACGACCTTCTCGCCGCTGCGACGTCCGCAGATGCCGTCGACGACGTAGCCGGCGCGAGCGAGGTTGCGCGCGGTGCGGGCGGTGTCCGACTGCGCCCGCGCGGTGTTGAAGAGGACCGCGATGCCGAGGCTGCGCGCCTTGCGGGCGAAGCGCAGCACGCGCACGGTGGCCT
This DNA window, taken from Nocardioides sp. HDW12B, encodes the following:
- a CDS encoding SDR family oxidoreductase, translating into MTTKTIAISGAAAGIGRAAALRFASEGWTVGAFDVDEAGLKSLLDDADRLPGRVVTGTLDVRDAAQFKERIDALAAETGRLDVLLNNAGILLGEPFEEIELEAHVREIDINVKGVVHGLHAAFPHLKRTTGATVVNMASASSIYGQAGLSNYSATKFFVRGLTEGLDIEWKRHDIRVVDIWPLYVQTAMTDNLVTGSTTSMGVNLTTDDVVARIWQAVHPTAANRALHQVHFAVGTPARALALGARFSPSWLTRAVNRRIAQH
- a CDS encoding HAD family acid phosphatase, translated to MRTSDSPRPALLALTAALVACLVGTVVAVVGVVGVAPAHAALPSKATWTRDVSEAMTGSHRYLERRAAASTRGTRLAINLDIDNTALASHYDSGQATVRVLRFARKARSLGIAVLFNTARAQSDTARTARNLARAGYVVDGICGRRSGEKVVESKQRCRHDFVVAGYTIVANVGNRSTDLVGGDYERAYRLPSYGDQLS